The sequence CATATGCACCGGACCGGCATTTCGGCCACCCTCGGAGCTGCCATATCCGGCGAAGTGCTTCAGGGTGGCACCCACACTTTCTTGGCTGCTCAGCGTTTCACCCTGCAGCCCCTCAACTGAGGCGACGGCCAGCCTGCTGATCAGATAAGCATCCTCGCCAAAACATTCCTCGGTGCGGCCCCAGCGGGGATCGCGTACCACATCTAGCACGGGGGAATACGTTACTGTTCCGCCCTGGCTGCGTGTCTCCAGTGCCACCGCCCGGCACATTTCCCGGTACAGGTCTACATTCCAGGAGCTGCCCAGCGAGAGCGGAACTGGAAATACTGTAGCTCCAATCGCCATATGACCATGTGAGCACTCTTCCCCGAACAGGATCGGAATGCCCAAGCGTGAGTTCTCGATGGCATACCGCTGGATCGCATTCACAGCCTCTGCACCTTGGCGCGGGGACAGTCCACTGTCCAGCGTCACTCCGGTCCACGGATCAGCGCGAAGCATTCCGTAGAGCGAGCCGATACCCGCCTTGGTCACCTGGCGTTTGAAATCTTCCGTCATATTGATCTTTCCTTCTATATGTTCATAGACTTGCCAGCCGAAGGGCTGAACGAGCTGCGCGGCTTTTTCTTCCAAGGTCATCTGTCCCAACAGATGTTCCGCCCGTTCTCGGGGAGAGTGTTGACTAGATTTGTCACTCATAGGCTTCTCTGACTCCCTTCCTGGAGTTACCCTTTAACACTGCCTAATACGAGACCTTTCACAAAATATTTTTGTAAAAATGGATATACAAGTAGAATGGGGAGCGCGGTAAGAAAGATCTGAGCTGCCCTTCCTGTACGGTCAGATACAAATTTCAGGGTGTCCGGGTCCTGCATTTTCATGTTTTTCAGCGAATTGGCATCAATGGTTACAGCTTGAAGATAGGTCGCGAGCGGATAATGCTCCGGACTTTTCATATAAATTAGTCCGTCGAACCAGGAATTCCAATGGAACACCATCGTCAACAGGGCAACAGTTGCCAGAGAGGGCAGTGAAACGGGCAAATAGATGCGGAAGAGAATGGTTAAATGGTTCGCTCCATCCATCAGAGCCGATTCCTCCAGCTCTTTGGGTAGCCCTCTGAAGAAATTCAGGACAAGAATGACATTGAACACATTGACGGCACCGGGAATCACCAATGCCCATATGGAATCTAGCAACCCTGTTTGCTTCACCGCCAGATAAGAGGGAATCAGACCGCCGTTGAACAATATAGTGATGACAAAAATCCACGAATATATGCTTCTCCAGGGGAATTTATCATTTTCCTTGGAGAGTGGATATGCGGTAAGGACACAAATGATAAGACTGAGCACAGAGCCTAGCACTAGCCGTT comes from Paenibacillus sp. 19GGS1-52 and encodes:
- a CDS encoding carbohydrate ABC transporter permease; amino-acid sequence: MYKRSKSRLLFMVFNYCFLIALSIVCLLPMLNVLAVSFSSSGAVSAGLVNFWPVDFNLHSYAVVMKYGTFMHSLFNSVERLVLGSVLSLIICVLTAYPLSKENDKFPWRSIYSWIFVITILFNGGLIPSYLAVKQTGLLDSIWALVIPGAVNVFNVILVLNFFRGLPKELEESALMDGANHLTILFRIYLPVSLPSLATVALLTMVFHWNSWFDGLIYMKSPEHYPLATYLQAVTIDANSLKNMKMQDPDTLKFVSDRTGRAAQIFLTALPILLVYPFLQKYFVKGLVLGSVKG